The Ignavibacteriales bacterium sequence GATCGATAAATGCTAAAACCTTATTCCCATAATCCCAAACTTCTGTTGGAGGTTGGCCATAGAATTCTTCTACCAATTGAAAAAGATAACGATACTTGTCTAAAGGTTGTCCATACCGGATTAAAACCTCGCCGCGGTCGGTTTTCCAACCGACAATCTTATAATGAACGTTACTGAAAAATATATTTGCGTATGCAACACGATAATAGTGTTCAAGTAAACGAACATTTTCTTTGGACAGATTTAACGGGTTGCTTTTATCCCAATACTTTTCGATATACTTTTCCAACTGCGACCGACTCAAAGTATTTAATTCATCATCAAATTTGGGCTTCAAGATTAATTTTGCAGAATTAAAAGTAAAATTTTCTTTTTCTTCAAAACCCATTAATGAGATAGCGTTTTCAAACTCTTCGGAGGATTTATCGAACTGTTTCGTCATATAGTAAAGCATTGCTAAATAGAGATGTGCGTCTTTGCTCAGATTTTTATTTTGTATGGAGTTCCAAATAGGAATAGCTTTTTCCGGCGTATTATTATAAATGTGAAGTTTACTTAATTCACAATAACTTTTTTCTAAGTTCGGATCCTGTTTTATTGCTTCAAATAAATATTTTTCCGCCGCATCAAAACCTTCCTTCGCATAACCTTCATATTCTAAGACGACAAAATTACCACGAGTGTTATCAAACTCATTTTGAGTTTCATAAAGAAGAGAACTTCTTCCCCGAAACATGGTTGCTCTCTGAACCGGGTTAAGCGCTCTGTTTTTCACTGTCTTAACTTCCCCCCTGTGATACTTTAAAAATTCTTCTACATTTAGTCTACCAAGATTATAGAGTGCTTCTGCATTTTTAGGATCAAGCTCAAGAATTTTTTTGTATTGATTAAAAGCACGTTCACGGTCAATTTGATTTAATCTACTTACATAAAAAAGTTCTTCGCGAACGGATGCCAGCAATAATGGATATTCCACATTATTCGGATCAAGCATAATTGCCCGATCTAAGTATTCTGCTGCTTCATTTAAATTAGCATCAGTCTTTTTACGGGATATAAGTTTTGCCAACTCAAAATATGATTGTGCATCATTCTCTTGTTTAACTGATTCTTTTAAAAGAGTAATTGCCGAAATAGTGTCTTTCTTCTGTAATGCTTCGAGAGCTTTTAAATATGGCTCTGTTTTTGTCGTATCGGTTTGTGCTGTTGATGAGAGATGAGAAGTTAAAAATAATGCGGTTAAAATTATGACAAATGTTTTCATAGCTACCCCTACTATGTTTGCTTAAAACTTAACATTTGAATATAAACAAAGCGGTGCAATAAAAAATGCACCGTCAGAAAAGGTCACCCTTGGTGGGAGATTGAAAAATATAACTAGTTAGTAAAATAGTTAACAAACCGTATAAGAATTATTTTTTTGAGAATTCTAACTTCCCTGCTCCTGGGTAACGGACTACAATTGTATCGCCCGATTCATATTTATTCATCAGCAATTCAGAGGAAAGAGGATTGACAATAAATTTTTGAATCGTACGTTTCAATGGACGGGCACCGTATGTTGCATCATAACCATGCTGAAGAAGAAAATCGATTGAGTCTTCGTCAATTTCAAACCCGATATTTTTTTCTACGAGCATCTTCCCCACTCTCTGCAGTTGAATTGCTATAATTTGTTTTAACTCACTCTTAAGCAATGGTTTGAATAAAATTACTTCATCAATACGATTTAAAAATTCCGGACGAATTGTTTGTCTGAGCAATTGCGTAAGACTAGAGCGTAATTCACCCATTATATTTTCAAAATTTGTTTCGTCCATCGTCATCAATTTTTCTTGGATTAAATGCGAGCCAAGGTTAGATGTCATTATTATAATTGTATTTTTGAAGTCAACCGTTCTCCCCTGGTTATCTGTAAGCCGTCCGTCATCTAAAACTTGCAGTAATATATTAAAAACATCCGGATGAGCTTTTTCAATTTCATCAAGCAGCACAACAGAATATGGCTTACGCCGAACGGCTTCTGTTAATTGACCCCCTTCATCATATCCGACATATCCCGGAGGCGCTCCAATTAAACGCGA is a genomic window containing:
- a CDS encoding GWxTD domain-containing protein; amino-acid sequence: MKTFVIILTALFLTSHLSSTAQTDTTKTEPYLKALEALQKKDTISAITLLKESVKQENDAQSYFELAKLISRKKTDANLNEAAEYLDRAIMLDPNNVEYPLLLASVREELFYVSRLNQIDRERAFNQYKKILELDPKNAEALYNLGRLNVEEFLKYHRGEVKTVKNRALNPVQRATMFRGRSSLLYETQNEFDNTRGNFVVLEYEGYAKEGFDAAEKYLFEAIKQDPNLEKSYCELSKLHIYNNTPEKAIPIWNSIQNKNLSKDAHLYLAMLYYMTKQFDKSSEEFENAISLMGFEEKENFTFNSAKLILKPKFDDELNTLSRSQLEKYIEKYWDKSNPLNLSKENVRLLEHYYRVAYANIFFSNVHYKIVGWKTDRGEVLIRYGQPLDKYRYLFQLVEEFYGQPPTEVWDYGNKVLAFIDPTRINNYMFAQPWTAIVPMNTHDEVISLRQTKPDEYIPKFEGPVFDLSYKAYQFASTNKTQTDVFVAYGVNFLDSTTSKEKFADGYDVGLFMFDNNFNKKFDYRKTCTSLNQSQEYLVNTLEMTLYPQTGNLALEMIRKKDKGVTSYHGKYNVRNFSSNELALGDVVLATNVETSREIIGSIKRKEISVLPNPAKTFGKEDKLYLYYEIYNLKPSTNNLTDFEQKITIQKKEEGGVLNSILSVVGLDKEGKKVALTSKYQTQEKDPQMYLQLDMSKYEPGEYLITVSIKENATGKEVSSQTEINWQ